The DNA window GGCGGGCGGCCCGTCACCATCCGCACGTTGGACCTGGGCGGCGACAAGGTGCCGGGCAAGACGAAGCACGAGAAGGAGCCCAACCCGGCGATGGGCCTCAGGGCCATCCGCTACTGCCTGTCCAACCGGGAGCTGTTCCGCACGCAGCTCCGCGCGCTCTTGCGCGCCAGCGTGCACGGCAACCTGCGGCTGATGTTCCCCCTCATCTGCGGGGTGAGCGAGCTGCGCGAGGCCCGCAGCGAGCTGGAGGCGTGCCGCACGGAGCTGGGCCGCGCGGGGGTGCCCGTGGGCAAGCGCTTCCCGGTGGGCATCATGGTGGAGACGCCGAGCGCGGCCATGATTGCGGACCGGCTGGCGCAGGAGGCGGACTTCTTCTCGGTGGGGACCAACGACCTCATCCAGTACTCGCTGGCCATCGACAGACAGAACCGCGAGGTGGCCTACCTCTACCGCCCGCTGCACCTGTCCGTGCTGCGCATGCTGGAGACGATTGTCAGCGCCGCCAAGGCCGCCAACATCCCCGTGTCCATGTGCGGGGAGATGGCGGGGGACCCGCTCTACACGCTGGTGCTGCTGGCCATGGGCTTCGACGAGCTGTCCATGACGTCCGGGCAGATTCCGGCGGTGAAGGGTTTCATCCGGCGCGTGGGCCGCGCGGAGGCGAAGGAGCTGCTGCGCGAGGCCATGGAGCTGACCACCGCGGAGGAAATCGAGCGCTTCATGCGCACGGAGATGGACCGCCGCTTCGGCGCCGCTCCGTAGTCCAGGGCCCGGGGGATGCGCCCGGGCCCGGCCGCTGACCGCACCACCGGGGGAAGCAGGGAGGAGCAACGCCCTGCTCGCCAGGCGGCCTGCCATTGGCCCCGTGTCGGCGCGCGCCGGCCATGTCCACCTTTCAGGTCAGTCCCTCGGGCCAGGGACTTGGGAGGTGGGCGTGTTCAATCCAGCGGACATCCAGAAGGGCATGACGGCACGCGACAGGGATGGAGAGAACCTGGGCAGCATCCTCTCCGTCGATGCCGCGGGCTTCCTCATCGAGAAGGGGCAGTTCTTCCCGCGCGACTACCGGGTGTCCTTCTCCGAGGTGACGGACATCGACGGCGACGACGTGTACCTGCGCGAGGACCTGGTCAGCCTGCCCGGTGTCCGGCCGGACGTGTTGGCGGCGCGCGGAGCCCTCTCCAGGCCCGCACCGCTCCGGCACGACGCGACGGGTGCGCTGGGGGCGGTGGGGGACTGGGACGGCTAGCGGCGGCGTCAGTCGGGGCCGTCGGGAGGGGCTCCCTCCACCTTCAGGCCCTTGCAGATGCGGCGCTGGCGGATGAGCCGCTCCACGGGGCGCAGGCCCGCGAGCGCGAGCAGGGCGATGAGCACGGTGGTGACGGCGGCCACGTAGAAGCCCATGCCGATGCTGAGCCCCACGGACGCGGTGAGCCACAGGTTCGCCGCCGTCGTCAGGCCCCGGATGCTCCCCTGGTCGCGGATGATGGCGCCCGCACCCAGGAAGCCGATGCCCACCACCACCTGGCTGGCGATGCGGCTGACGTCCGCGCGCGAGCCCTCCGGGGCGGCGCTGCCCAGCGTCCACTCGATGAAGACGCTGGACAGCGTGAAGAGGCACGCACCCAGGGACACGATGATGTGCGTGCGCAGCCCGGCGGCATGGCCCCGCAGCTCACGCTCCAGGCCCAGCACGGCGCCCATGAGCGCCGCGAGACCCAGCCGCAGGGCGATGACTCTCTCGTCCACGAGGGACGAGCCTACTCACCCAGCTCGATTTTCTCGTCCTTGTCGGCTTCGGTCAGTTCGGGATTGGGCAACGTCTCGAGCGTGGCCGCCAGCAGCTTCGTGGTGGGCACGACATACGGCGCCACTTCCTCGCCCAGCTCCTGGCTGAACTTGTTCACCCGCGCCGCGTAGTCCTCGTCGGTGGAGCTCCAGCTCCCCGCGGCCTCCGCCGCCCAGACCTCCTGGCTGTCGCGGCACCGCAGCAGCTGCGCCTTCACCTCGGCCTCCGCGCCGTCGCCCTTGAGCGAGATGCGCGGGTCCAGCCAGAGCACGCCCTCCACGCCCTCCACGCACAGCTCCTTGAAGGTGGCGTCCGTGGGGCGGCCCGGCAGCGCGACGTTCTCCTTCACCAGGAAGTCGCGGTTCTGGTTCACCCACTGGCGCGCGATGAGGCTCCACAGCTCGCCCACCGCGGGCTTCTCGT is part of the Myxococcus landrumus genome and encodes:
- a CDS encoding MgtC/SapB family protein; translation: MDERVIALRLGLAALMGAVLGLERELRGHAAGLRTHIIVSLGACLFTLSSVFIEWTLGSAAPEGSRADVSRIASQVVVGIGFLGAGAIIRDQGSIRGLTTAANLWLTASVGLSIGMGFYVAAVTTVLIALLALAGLRPVERLIRQRRICKGLKVEGAPPDGPD
- a CDS encoding MXAN_6521/LA_1396 family lipoprotein — translated: MTMMRWAPVLGLGLLAGCSAVKSSRIRDDYAQVDRKETKRLVVVAQPLPDEKPAVGELWSLIARQWVNQNRDFLVKENVALPGRPTDATFKELCVEGVEGVLWLDPRISLKGDGAEAEVKAQLLRCRDSQEVWAAEAAGSWSSTDEDYAARVNKFSQELGEEVAPYVVPTTKLLAATLETLPNPELTEADKDEKIELGE